From the genome of Brassica napus cultivar Da-Ae chromosome C2 unlocalized genomic scaffold, Da-Ae chrC02_Random_20, whole genome shotgun sequence:
AATAACCTCCacatagtttttatttaatgaattctATAATTTCTGCAGTAtatcttggattttgatttcaaTCATTTGTTCATGAGAATCCACcacaaattatttaaaatcaattttaaatacaaacagcttttaaattttttaaagttgaataaacactagattttaaaattttgatttaaatcaTTCATTGAATAACATCagattttaaattagtttataaataaCATATCGATCCAATAATGGTGGATTGTACTTATATTTAAactctattaaaatacattattgAATAACActactttagttttattttgttctttttcttttctttttgtgagAATGTTggaactaatatttttaaatcatcgacaaatctacaaattttatcaTGCATAGTCATTTTTACCGAACATATCCAGAGCCCAATACAATCTCAAGGAGAAGTTGTGATTGTTGCGTCCATTTTTGCTGCGAGCCGTGATTTTGTCAAGAGTATAGGCAACTTCAACACACAACGCTCCTTGCCCATTGGGTGGGCATGGAAACATGGAACTACAGGCACGAGTGGCTGCATCTGCCTCTGTGGTTCCTCCATCGTTACAAGCTCCAATGGCTAGTTGAATTAATTGTAGTGTTTTATAGTACGACAATTAGATTGATTTATCTGTATTACGATTAGTCACATACatctttataaaatatgttatttaatttatttagttgTGTCGATGTGTGAATTAATCTGTACTCTCCATAATTGACACTCATATGATGTGTTGAATAAAATACCCCAGCGGATTATTTACATTCTCTGCATGTGCGTGTCATCAAAAGTAGTGTAGCGTCCTCATTTTCGTTTCTAAGGAATCTCTCTTTACATGTCTAAGGAATCTCTTTAAAAACAAAAGGAGCCCATATgggaatttttcttttctattttctaaATTGCATATTGTAGGACATCTATTACGTGTAACCAAAGACTCAAAGGCATcactaatataataataatctttatatataaaagagaatTTCAATCACACTCCCGGGCATGCCAGCGAGGATGACACGTCACTAATTCATGCTCTCTGAAGTGACATCTGTCCGCCTTAAACGAAACGATGCGTTTCATTTAGTTACGTACGGGcttctttttaatttctttcGGCCCAGATGGGCTTTTTTTCGTTATTATGGCCTGCGAATAAGATCGGAAAGCGCTTGACCAAGaatcttcttattatatataagaAGTGTTTTTCTCTCCTGTGAGAGAGACACGTCATTAAGTAGAGATTCTCTTGGTTTGACACGTGTCCAATCTTTCACGAATTTTGTTCGTCATTTGGTTTTAGTGGGCTTTCTCAGTAATGGGCTAATCTTCTGCTATTATGTTTTGTAAATGTTCCATCCAGCCCGAAAGAAAGCTCCAGCCTTCTCCGCCAGAGACGAGAGCGAAATTAGGGTTAGTCCTCTTCTTCCATCTCCAGACCAACAATGGAGAATTAGCATGCCGAGATATACGAATCGTTGGGAAGAATCACTGTCTCAAGCTTTTACTGCGCCGTTTCGTCTTTGGTCCTTACCTGAGACGTTACGAGTGTCTTGATTCATTGAATTAAAGAAACTTCTTAACTCCATCAACGCAAATCAAGCAAGACATAGATCTCCAATGATAATCATCCATCTTCTAGGCGGTGTTTCTTTACCTATAAAAGGTAAGTCTTCTCCCCTTGAACACCATCTTAACAGTctgtgataaaaaaattaaaaaaaaatttccagtATCCCATTCTTAAATCCATGATCATATTAGCTTTCAATTATTTTTGGCGTTCAGATTCTTATATAGATCTTCATTGAGCCTCTTTTGAATGAGATATTTTAAGTCCGTTTGGTGAATCCTTTCTTTCACATTTGTTGATCCAAACTTACCTACCGCAGATGTACCGTATAATCAATGAAAGAACGACGAGATGATTAGCCCATGCATTCGCCATGAAATTTGTGGAGTTTTGGTTCTGCTTGCTGTTCTAACATCAGGTATAGGCGATCTGATTTGATCTCATTGGTATTCTCTGTTTTCCACAATCCTGTACCTTTGCAATTAGTCGATCTGATCTCCTTTTCTTTATGTTGTTGTTTCTCATATAAGTTTATGCGAAGAAATCAGCTGATGTGATATAATTGCAGATTGGTGACAAGCTATGCTGAAAAAGTTCTTTTGCGCCGTTAATTTGGGAAGCAACTGGTACCAACTTCCATGGTGAATTTGATCTCTTAATCTGCGTGATTGAAAGATGAATCAGTATTGAATTATTCATTTTTTACAATTCAAGGAATCAAGCCTCGGTATGTGATGTTCAGACTCACAAAGGAGACAAGGTCTACTATCGGTAAGTgtcttattaaatatttttgttatgataaCCAGTAAGTAAGATAATTAAGTAGTCAACTATAGTTTATTATGGTTCAGTTGTTGGGTTCAAAACGCAGTAAGACACGAAGCCCCTGATTACGTATTTTACAGGTCAGTCTATGCTgaatctatttgtttttacttaTCTCATTATGTAAGAAAACCAAgttaataagaatataaaaagttAGAGAGTCTTGCAATCAAGACATAGTCTGTTTATTTGAATCAGTGTTGAGATGCCAAGTACGAGACAGAGCTACGTTACGACACGAAGGTTACGGGGAGGATAAGTTATGCTCACATCAGTGATTTGTCGAGAATATCGGCGTACAAGAGCTGTTTCTGTGGTTTCCGGTTAAAGGAATCAGAGTTGACGTGGCTCTGGTTTTATATACATCGACATTGGTATTTGTTCGCAAGCAATACTCACTCTTCTTTTGTTCGATACACTGAGAGGTTGCGTTGTTATTCGTGGTGAAAAATGAggtattaattattattaagaatttaaggTTGTATGGTCTCTCTCTCATATGAATTTCTTTATAAGCAACTCAGATGTGTATTACTATGAAGTTTATGAAGTGTGTCCTTATGAAGATAAGTTAGATAACTCAATGCTATCAGAAGGCAATCGTAAAATATATGACTTTACAGTACGTTTCATCAAATATAGCAGCAATACACTATATTACACACCTATATGTGCTTAGTGGAGAAACCGCTCTCTTTTGTAATGAAATTAAATTATACTTTCAAATGAAAGAGATACTATtctcaaatgatttttttttgtcaacatttttaaatgattattatGTAAGATTACAATCGATCCTCTCTTTCGTATacctaaaatatatgtttatttgaGAATTACTTGCTAAGTTCTGTCGGTACAAACGACATAGTACAATGTTTCTAGCTTTAGGTGGTTTAGAAAAATGTTTTGCAAAAGGTACAAATTTTCATGTAGAAAATATGGTTCTTATATTTCTAGGTTGTGTTCAAATTACCAAATGGTTGtagaaaaactaataaaaaaaaacaagaaggtTGTAGaagttgatatcatatttagtAAAGAAGATTATCCAAGGATtgagaataaaaatataaggatAAGGACACTCAAAACAGAAAGCAACGAGTTgtttatattgttatttttcttataaaaatccTTGGTTACATATCATGCATTATTATCATGTGTAATTCAAAGACAGCTATATAGATTTTAAgcacaaaatataatttgttatacTTTGTCAATAATTATTTTGCTCAACAGCCAATTGTGAGAAAATAACGTATGTTCATAATACGATTAGGTCATTGTTcaaaattgattatatatatagagaaaaaataaaaatggtgcaaataaatcaaaaatagcTTTAACTCGAGGGGAACAAAATTGAttatatatgtatcaaaataaattttttaattctcTTGAAAGTTATGAATTTAATGGTTTTAAACCCAAAATAAGCTTTAGGTTGGTTACATTTAtaagttatttatatataaccaagataaaataatatagatCATAACAAAGACtcagttatatataaaaaaattcaattatttttatcatttcacTTATCATGTTATAGTATTTGTAGTAACAAAAAATCACAAATTTTACAtactgaaaatttaaaatatatatgaattaaatttataatttgtaacaTATGTCAATATACactatattaaaatatagttatagatatataattatatatataaattataggaaaatcccgggcgtagccaaTTAAAACCaagaataattatttaaatacacCTTATTAAGGTTGCACCAGAGGAGGCAATTGACGCTCATAATAAGGGATCTGATCTAAAAAGtttcataaatttaatataagctTCTTCTCATGTAAGTATGAGAAGATTAACCAAATTGAACCGGTCCATAGGCAACAAACTAATCCAGAACAAAATAAGCTTGCGTACTACAATCATATCACCTTTACACACTCATACTCTGCTAGACTCATCCAGTTGATGAACTCAACTGCCAGAGCGGGCACCTCTTTTATCAAATCAATCATATGTTTACTTTCAAGAATGGAGCTCTGTTGTTAGCTTCGTCTTGTCCCTGTATAGCTGATCTTTTCTCCATGCTTGAGGCATCTTCACTGAGAATATTCTTCGGAGACAAAGTCCTCATCTCCTCAATTGACGCCAAGCTTGGCACGATTATAGCTAGTTTCTCTGGCGTCTCGTTCATGCGCTGATCAACCTGGCCAATGTATTACAAATTTAACTGTTATATATCTAGTCATAGATATGACACTCTACAATTTTTAGTGTTCTGTACCTGATAGTCTTTTATGAGAGACTGTTCTGCTTTGTCTCTAATGTTTGATACAGCTTGTCCATGCTTCTCTTGCAATAACGTGACCTGCTTCATTGAAGTTGTCACTATAGCATCCGTTGCTTCTTTGTTCTCACGGTCTTGCATCAGCGAGTCTGTAAAACCAGGGATTAGTACGCTTTTTCTCAGTTTTTTCGTAAGAAAGGGATAGGGGTTTTAGCGTGGTTACCATTGACAGCTGAGTGAAGTTCATTAGTCCTAGTGACAAAGTTAGCATTCGGTGTGGCGAAAGTAGATGCAAATTCATCGTGCagcttgttattttctttcGCCATGTCCCTATACATtaggaagtttttttttttcaatgaagTGATGTGGAAGAAACATAGAAAGAAGTTGCAGATACAGAACAAAACATGTTACCCCATTGTGACATTAAGTCGATGGTGCCGTTTCCATCTGCGTCGACTCGTTGATCACACGTCTTGTAGCTCGGCCTCTGTTGGGTTTTGTCCTAGAGAACACATAACATTCCCAGCTCTTTGGTAGTGGTGCAACCTGTGGAAACCACAATCAAGAGAGCAATACATTTTAGATCACTGAGATCTCTGTCTCATTTGATCACGCAAACACATTGACGCTTATACAGATCAAATAAAGATCTTAATAATTATTCCAATAAGATGATGTAATCTAGAATAAAAGCTAGGGTTTGTTTAATAATGTAATATAGTTGAATCTAATCTGTTAAAACAGATTTCTATTTGAAATTTACCGTGGCATCTTTTAATTTTGGACTTATTCAAAAGGTTGTTGTGactaaatataaagatataattCTTATACAATCTTTTATgatgacaaatatttaaatcaaactAACCACGAAATATACCATTATAAAAGTAAAGCTTTATTTCATAACTTttacataaaccctaaaaaatctTCTTCTTCGCGTTTAATTCTTCAGGTGTCATCTCCTTTCCTTAAAGGTATTTGCATTTCTTGTCTATGATCGAGGAGCTACCCCAAATCTCTTAGTTTTCGTTGATTCTTTTGTGGACATATTTGATGCAAATCTTTATGGCACATTAATCGAATTTTAAAAAGTGATGATCCGAGTTCTTATCGGTGCTCCTTTTTGTTGGGTGAGATTGATTGTTTATCCATTTGTTTGCGTCAAATTAATTTAGACTATTACGACTTTATGTTGACCTCTTTCTACTTTCAGACTCTTATGTTGTTCCAGAGTACAAAGACTACATATGTAATTTCATCAATCATCAATACTCTTCTGTGTTTTCATAAGTTCTTTATCAAATAATCATGTTCTTTGATGTCTTGTGTCATAGTCCTTCAAGAATTGTCGAATTTAGTAGTTCAATTCGTTCATCAGACAAAGAGAAGATACTtagttttaaagattttttcaTTGTGCTTTAAAGTATGCATTTTCATGTGTGTGAATGATTGAACTGTGTTACATGCTTCAGATATTT
Proteins encoded in this window:
- the LOC125594627 gene encoding kinesin-like protein KIN-5B, which gives rise to MGDMAKENNKLHDEFASTFATPNANFVTRTNELHSAVNDSLMQDRENKEATDAIVTTSMKQVTLLQEKHGQAVSNIRDKAEQSLIKDYQVDQRMNETPEKLAIIVPSLASIEEMRTLSPKNILSEDASSMEKRSAIQGQDEANNRAPFLKVNI